In Eupeodes corollae chromosome 3, idEupCoro1.1, whole genome shotgun sequence, a single genomic region encodes these proteins:
- the LOC129952280 gene encoding UDP-glycosyltransferase UGT5-like translates to MSGVFKMLGLLVMLGAAVEPANILGVFTSNSPSHQIIHMSYVRSLVERGHNVTVVTTTPLKDKNPGYKHIHIPQTEARSQAIAKQMQSLKDSKSDTIWQYLHVAATSLKAIGPVQYDAIKSERFQEIMNNPGNKFDLVFVGYFFSDYLVGLGEHFKCPVVLSWTSHSNELLDRYVGNPPEISYVPGILAMQKPDPMTFLGRLEFFYGRVLSWYWRYIMDAHISELYKDLFPPSKYPSLEEVTKRISLVFVNSHLSETGARPLAPAVIEVGGIQIKEKPDPLPENLQKIVNSSKDGVIYLSFGSNVGSRELGPKVIYDLYKVMSSLKETVLWKWDDSPKPGNAKNIHFLKWLPQDDLLAQKNVKLFITHAGKGGVAESQFHGVPMLAIPIFADQPGNAKKLTQDGFGLQLDKNTMTEESIREAVLEILQNPKYTQNVRKFSQLYRDRPMSPRQTAMFWIEYVLRHKGAYHMQSPAIHLNVFQYLSLDVIGFLLLVAFIVFKVVAVSAKFVFRKVCCRSGVKVEKSKKH, encoded by the exons ATGAGTGGAGTGTTTAAAATGTTAGGCCTTTTGGTCATGCTTGGCGCAGCAGTTGAGCCAGCAAATATTCTCGGTGTCTTCACCAGCAACAGTCCGTCTCATCAAATCATCCACATGTCTTATGTTCGAAGTTTAGTCGAACGGGGACATAATGTCACAGTTGTAACCACGACTCCATTAAAAGACAAAAATCCCGGATATAAACACATTCACATTCCCCAAACCGAAGCCAGATCTCAAGCCATTGCTAAGCAGATGCAGTCATTGAAAGATTCAAAGTCGGACACAATTTGGCAGTACCTTCATGTTGCTGCGACATCACTGAAGGCTATCGGACCAGTTCAGTATGATGCAATTAAGTCGGAGCGGTTTCAGGAGATCATGAATAATCCCGGAAACAAATTCGATCTCGTTTTTGTGGGATACTTCTTCAGCGACTATCTTGTGGGTCTGGGAGAGCACTTTAAGTGTCCAGTAGTCCTCAGTTGGACGTCACATTCGAATGAGTTATTGGATCGGTATGTTGGTAACCCACCTGAGATTTCTTATGTCCCGGGTATCCTTGCAATGCAAAAACCCGACCCTATGACATTCTTGGGTAGGCTTGAATTTTTCTATGGACGAGTACTGTCGTGGTATTGGAGGTACATCATGGATGCACACATTTCAGAATTATATAA AGATCTTTTCCCGCCATCGAAGTACCCATCATTGGAAGAAGTCACTAAGAGAATTTCGCTGGTATTTGTCAATTCTCACCTATCTGAAACTGGCGCCCGTCCACTTGCACCTGCTGTCATCGAAGTTGGAGGTATTCAAATCAAGGAAAAACCAGATCCCTTGCCAGag aatctccaaaaaattgtcaactcgtCCAAAGATGGTGTCATCTACTTGAGTTTCGGTTCGAATGTTGGCAGCCGAGAGCTTGGTCCAAAAGTTATCTATGACCTATACAAAGTGATGTCCAGTCTCAAGGAAACTGTTCTATGGAAATGGGACGACTCGCCGAAGCCAGGCAACGCGAAAAATATCCACTTCCTCAAATGGCTCCCCCAAGACGACCTTCTAGCTCAAAAGAACGTCAAACTTTTCATAACTCACGCCGGCAAAGGCGGTGTGGCTGAGTCTCAATTCCATGGAGTACCGATGTTGGCCATACCGATTTTCGCCGATCAGCCAGGTAATGCAAAGAAACTCACTCAAGACGGTTTTGGGCTGCAGCTCGACAAAAATACCATGACAGAGGAATCGATTCGGGAGGCAGTATTGGAAATTCTTCAGAATCCAAAATACACACAGAATGTGAGAAAATTCTCACAGCTCTACCGAGACAGACCAATGAGTCCCCGTCAAACGGCCATGTTTTGGATCGAATACGTCTTGAGGCACAAGGGAGCCTATCACATGCAGAGTCCTGCAATTCATTTAAATGTCTTCCAATACTTGAGTTTGGACGTTATTGGATTCCTGCTTTTGGTGGCTTTTATAGTTTTCAAAGTCGTGGCAGTTTCAGCAAAGTTTGTATTCCGAAAAGTCTGTTGTAGGTCTGGTGTCAAAGTGGAAAAGTCCAAAAAGCATTGA